TCTGCTGCCCGTTGAGACCGGCTTCCTCAACGGCGAAGTTGTTGAAGAGAATCATCCAGCCCTGCAGGCCGACGACGGAAGCCGTGCTCTGGACGATCAAAAAGCGCAGCATGGGGCGCTGCTTATCACCAATCATGGGTTTTGCTACTTCTTCTTACGGTCGGCCTGACGCAACAGATCGCCTAGGGTCCCCATGGAGGAGGCCGGCTGCTCCTTTAGGTAGGCGCCGAAATCTTCCTGGACCTCGACCGCTTTGCTCTCGGTTTCAGTACCGGCCAAAGCCAGGGAGATGCGGCGGCTCTGACTGTCCACCGATTCGACCCGCACTTCCAGGCGCTGCCCTTCTTGCACAACCTCGCGGGGGTGGTTGATGCGCTTGCCCGCGCCGAGCTTGGAGATATGAATGAGGCCGTCGATACCGTCGGCGAGGGTGACAAAGGCGCCAAAAGGCGTCAGGCGCGCGACCTGGCCCTGCTGCACGGAACCCTCGGGGAACTGCAGAGGCGCCCGCTCCCAGGGATCGGCCAGGGTCTCCTTCAGGCTGAAGGAAAATCGCTGATTGTCCCAATCGAGCTTCTTGATGACCACCTGCACCGGCTGGCCAACGGCGAGAACCTCGCCGATATCCTCAACCCGCCCCCAGCCCACTTCCGAGATGGGCAGTAGCCCCTCGAGGCCGCCAATATCGACAAAGGCGCCGAAATCGCGCAGAGAAGTAACGGTGCCAGCCACGGTCATCCCTTCCTGCAGGGTCTGCCGCAGCTGTTCCCGCTGCTGTTGCTGTTCCTCTTCCAGAATGACCCGGTGGGACACCACGATGTTGCGCCCCTGCTCTTCATAGCGGCTGATTTTGAAGGGCAGATGGCGCCCGACGAACTGACCCGGGTCCTCGGTGCGGCGCAGGGCCATCTGCGAGTAGGGGCAGAAGGCCCGCACCTGACCGGCCAATTTGACCTCGTAGCCCCCCTTGATCTCTTTTTCCACCAGGCCGTCCACGGGGATGCCGCTGCGCCAGGCTTCTTCCAGCTGGGCGCTGCCGGTGCCAGCGCCTCCCATGCGGGTGGTGAAACGCAGTTCCCCGCCGGCGCGAGAAACGAAATAGGCTGAGATCCGGTCACCTTCGGTGACAGTCAGCTTCCCTTCGGCATCAAGGAGTTCCTTGCGATCGAGCACCCCCTCGCCCTTCTGGCCGACATCGAGAAAGACCCAATCGGCCGTAATCTGGAGGATGTCCGCCTCCACCTTCTGGCCCGGTGTTAGACTCTTCCCGCCAACAAAGCTCTGTTCCAGCAGTTCGGCAAAGCTCTCTTCCCCGTCGTTTTCTTCGTCTTCCCAGCGATCATCCACCATGTTTTCCTCCCCGAGGCCTTATGCGCCATGCTTCTATGAGCCTGGCGCATTCTACGTGGGCCCCGGAAAAAGTGCAAGCAGACCCTCGCCGTCGCGCCGAAAAAAGACCTTGTTAGCACAAACAGGGGCATGATAAAGTGTATGATTTTCAACCGCCAAACCACAGAAAGAAATCCATTTGTCCCGCAACGACTTACACCATATTTTTTCTCAGATCAATCGCCCTTCGCGCTACCTGGGCGGCGAACTGGGCAGCATCAAAAAAGACCAGGAAACGGTCGACCTGCGCTTTGCCCTGGCCTTCCCCGATGTCTACGAAGTGGGCATGAGCCACCTGGGCTTCGCCATTCTCTACTCGGTGCTCAACACCCAGGCGTCCATTGCGGCCGAGCGGGTCTATGCGCCCTGGCCCGACATGGAGGCGCATCTGCGCGCCAGCGACACCCCCCTGGCTTCCCTGGAAACGGAACGCCCCCTGGCCGACTTCGACCTGGTAGGCTTCACCCTGCAGTACGAGCTGTCCTACAGCAACGTGCTTAACATGCTCGACCTCGGCGGCATCCCCCGCCGGCGCCAGCAACGCGCCGACACCCACCCCCTGGTGGTCGTCGGCGGCCCCTGCGCCTACAACCCCGAGCCCCTGGCCGACTTCTTCGACTGCGCCGTGATCGGCGACGCCGAGGAGGCGGTGATCGAACTCTGCGAGGCTGTCCGCGCCTCCAAGGCCGCCCAGGAGGATCGCGACACCTTGCTGCGCCGGCTGAGCGTCATCGAAGGCGTCTACGTGCCGTCTCTGTTTGAGGTACGCTACCACGAGGATGGCACCGTCGCCGCCATCCAGCCGGAAACAGCCGACTATCCCCGCGTCCACCGGCGCTTTCTCAACGACCTGGAGACCGCCCCTTACCCCACGGCGCCCATTGTCCCCTTCATGAATACCGTGCATAACCGCGTCGCCATGGAAATCGCCCGCGGCTGCACCCGCGGCTGTCGTTTCTGCCAGGCGGGTTATATCTATCGGCCGGTGCGCGAGCGCAGTCCGCAAAAGATTGTCGAACTTATCGACCAGGCGTTGGAAGGTTCCGGCTACGAGGAAGTCTCCCTCCTCTCCCTGTCAACCGGCGACTACAGCTGCATCGAACCGCTGCTTAAAGAATTGATGAACCGCTACGCCCGCCGCAAGGTGGCGGTGTCCCTCCCCAGCCTGCGCGTCGGCTCGCTGACGCCGGAGTTGATGGAAGAGATCAAAAAAGTGCGCAAGACCGGCTTCACCCTCGCCCCCGAGGCCGGAACCGAGCGCCTGCGCCAGGTCATCAACAAGGGGATCACCGAAGAAGATCTGCTCACCGCCACCCACAACGCTTTCACTTTGGGCTGGCGCCGCATCAAACTCTATTTCATGATGGGCCTGCCCACGGAGACCGATGAGGACATCGAGGCCATCATCGATCTGGCCGTCAAGGTCAAGCGCAGCGGCAAGGGGACGGAAGGCGGCGCCGACGTGGCCCCTTCCGTGTCGACTTTCGTGCCCAAGGCCCATACCCCCTTTCAATGGGAAGCGCAGATCGGTATCGACGAGACGCTACGCCGCCAGCACCTGCTGCGCGATGGCCTGAAAAACCGCAAGATGCGCCTGAAATGGCACGACGCCCAGCTCTCCTTTCTCGAAGGGGTCTTCGCCCGGGGCGATCGGCGCCTGGGCCAGGTGCTCGAACGGGCGGTCGATCTCGGCTGCCGCTTTGATGGCTGGCAGGAACACTTCAATTTTGAGCGCTGGATGCAGGCTTTCGCCGAGAGCGGCCTCGAACCCGCCTGGTATCTGCGCGAGCGCTCGGAGGAGGAGACCCTGCCCTGGGACCACCTCGATTGCGGCATCCCCAAGGCCTTTTTCAGGCAGGAACGTCAACGGGCTCTGACGGGGACCTATACCCCCGACTGCCGCACCGGGCCGTGCAGTCAGTGCGGCGTCTGCGATTTCGACCAGCTGCGCATGCGCCTGACTGCCACGACGGCAGTGGTCAAGTCCCTGGAAACCGCGGCGGATAATAAACCGGTCAGCGAGGAGCGCTACAAGGTGCGCCTGCGGGTGCGCAAAGAGGGCAAGGCCCGCTTCGTCGGCCATCTCGAATTCATGACCCTCTTTCACCGGGCGGTGCGCCGGGGGCACATTCCGGTCCGCTTCTCGGCCGGGTTCAGCCCGCAGCCGCGCATCTCTTTCCCCGACGCGCTGCCAACGGGGGTCGAAAGCGACGCCGAGATCATTGACCTCGAGCTCTTTCAGCCCTGGACGTCCCAGCAGGTCGTCAGCACCCTGAACGCCCAGCTGCCCGAAGGCTTCCGGGTGCTGGAGGGGGCCGGCCTGCCTTGGCAGACCCCTTCGCCCTCGGCCTGTATTCGGGAAGTTATTTATCGCGTCGAGCTACCGCAAGAGGTACCCGCCGATCTGCCGGAACGCCTCGCCGCCTTTCTGGACGCGGCCGAAGTGCCGCACAGCAAGGAGAAGGGTCGCCAGACCGTCAACGTCGATATGCGCCCCTGGGTCCTCGGCCTGGATCTGGCCGACGGTGCCCTGATGCTGCACATGAAGCAGGGCAGCCCCACCGCCCTGACCGCCCACCTGCTCGGCCTTTCGCCGGATCAGGTACGGGCGCTACGCATCCGCAAGACGGCGACGGTGCTCGACCAATAGAAAACGCATTTTCAGAAATTTTATATAAACCTTTTTTTGACAGGGAGGAGCCATGACCAAAGAGCTGGTCATCAACACCACCTCCCACGAAACCCGTGTCGCCCTGCTGGAGAGCGGGCACATCGCCGAACTCTATATTGAACGGAGTCGGGAACGGGGGATCGTGGGCAACATCTACCAGGGGAAGGTCATCCGGGTTCTGCCCGGCATGCAGGCGGCCTTCGTCGACATCGGCCTGGAAAAGGCCGCCTTTCTCTACGTGGCCGACGTCCTCGATGAAATGGAAGCGGTCGAGCAGTTCGTCGAAGGGGCCAGCCAGCACGCCAAGCCCAGCGAAGGCGGGGACGACGATCGACCGCCGCTGCCTCCCATCGAAGACCTGCTGCAGGAAGGACAGATCATCCTGGCCCAGGTCGCCAAGGAGCCCATCGGCACCAAGGGCGCCCGCATCACCTCCCACATTTCGCTGCCGGGCCGCCACCTGGTCTATATGCCGACCGTTGATCACATCGGCATCTCCCGCCGCATCGAAAACGAAGAGGAGAAGGATCGCCTGCGCCTCATCATTGAAAGCATCCGCCCCCAGGGCACCGGCTTCATCGTGCGCACCGCCGCTGAAGGCAAGAGCGAGGAGGATCTGCGCGCCGACGTCGAGTTCCTGGTCGGCCTCTGGAAGGACATCGCCAAGCGCAAGGAGAACAAAAAGGCGCCCTGCCTCATCCATTCGGATCTCGACGTCACCAGCAAGGTGCTGCGCGACATCCTGACCGAGGATGTACGCCGCATCGTGGTCGACTCCCAGGAGGAGCACGACAAGATCGTCCGATTTTTGCAGACCTTCATGCCCAAGCTTAATGTGGACATCGAGCTTTACGACCAGGATGAACCGATCTTCGACGCCTTCGGCCTGGAGGTGGAAATCGCCCGCGCCTTGGGACGCAAGGTGTGGCTCAAGAGCGGCGGTTACATCATCATCGAGCAGACGGAAGCCCTCACCGCCATCGACGTCAACACGGGTCGCTTCGTGGGCAAGCACAACCTGGAGGACACCATCCTCAAGACCAACCTGGAGGCCGTCAAGGAGATCGCCTTTCAGCTGCGCCTGCGCAACATCGGCGGTCTGATCATCATCGATTTCATCGACATGGAAAAGGAGCTGCACCGGGAGAAAGTTCATTCGGCCCTGGAAGAAGCCCTGAAGAACGACAAGAGCAAGACCAACATCCTGAAGATCTCCGAGCTGGGATTGGTGGAAATGACCCGCAAGCGCGTGCGCGAAAGCATCGGGCGCACCCTCTGCGAACCTTGTCCCTACTGCGAAGGCAAGGGCTACGTGAAAAGCCGCACCACCCTGGCCTACGAGGTCTTTCGGGAAATCCGCCGCGAAATCCGCGACCTGCCCGGCTACCGCCTGACCCTGCAGGTCCACCCCGATATCGCCGCCCTGCTCTACGACGAGGAGCGACACGGCATCGAGGAGTTGGAAAGGCAGTTCGAAAAGCAGATCAGCATTACGGCCCGCCCGAACTTCCACATCGAGCAGTTCGATATCCTGGTCGGCTGAGGCCTGACACTATTTTTATTCCTTGACAGACAGGTGGTTTGGGCCTATAGTGCCGCGTTACCTATCTAAAAAGCACAGAGAGAGTGAGGTGAAACGCATTATGTACGCGGTGATCAAAACCGGAGGGAAACAGTACAAAGTATCCGAAGGCGACCTGTTGAAGGTCGAAAAGCTGGAAGGCGCGGTGGGAGATTCCATCGAGCTGACCGAAGTCCTCATGGTTGGCGGAGAAGAGGTTAAAATCGGAGCACCTCTATTGCCTGGCGCGAAAGTCAAAGCGCGGATCGTCGAGCAGGATAAAGACAAGAAGATTCTCGTCTTTCATTCCAAGCGGCGCAAAGGCTATCGCAAGACCTATGGACACCGTCAGCCTATCACTCGCCTGAAAATTACAGGTATTGAGGCGTAAGGAGATTTACCATGGCACACAAAAAAGGAGTTGGTAGCTCTCGTAACGGCCGTGACAGCGCTGGTAAACGCTTGGGCGTCAAGCGCTTTGGTGGTGAAGCCGTAACCTCCGGATCCATCCTGGTCCGGCAGCGTGGCACGACCTTCCACCCCGGCAACAACGTGGGCTGCGGCAAGGATTACACCCTTTACGCGCTGATCGACGGCAAAGTCAAGTTCGAGCGCAAAGGCAAAGATCGCCAGAAAATCAGCGTCTACGCTGACTGATCGTCCTGCCGACAGATCCAACCAAGGAAAAACCCGAGGTTCGCATTGAGAACTTCGGGTTTTTTTATGGTAAAAATGGATACGAAAAGCAAGCCCGCCGAATTTCGGCTGACCCCCTTGCTTTTGGTCTCCAACTGAACAGAATACCCCAGGAAGCTTTTCATGCGTTTTGTTGATTCCGTAAAAATCTTTGTCAAGGCCGGCGACGGCGGTCGCGGCTGCCTCTCTTTCCGCCGGGAGAAATTCGTGCCCATGGGCGGTCCCGACGGCGGCGACGGCGGCCATGGCGGCGACGTGTACTTCGAAGTCGACTCCAACCTCTCGACCCTGCTCGATTTTCGCTACAAGGTTCACTACAAGGCCGAACGCGGCGGCCACGGCATGGGCAAGAACATGCACGGCAAATCCGGTGAGGCCCTGGTCATCCACGTCCCGGCTGGCACCCTCATCTACGATGCCGACACCGACGAGCAGCTGGCCGACCTTACCGAAGCCGGTCAGCAGGTGCGCCTCCTCAAGGGCGGCATGGGCGGACGCGGCAACGCCCGCTTTGCGACCAGCACCAATCGCGCTCCTCGCCATACCCAGCCGGGCACGCCCGGAGAGGAACGCGCCCTGCGTCTTGAACTCAAACTGCTGGCCGATGTCGGCCTGGTCGGTCTGCCCAATGCCGGCAAATCCACCCTGATTGCCGCCACCTCGGCGGCCCGCCCCAAAATCGCCGACTATCCCTTCACTACCCTGGTGCCGAACCTCGGTGTTGTGCGCTACGGCGGCTTCAAAACCTTCGTCATGGCCGACATTCCCGGCCTGATTGAAGGCGCCAGCGAGGGACAGGGGCTCGGAACCCGGTTTTTACGCCACGTCGAACGCACGGATCTTTTTCTGCACCTGGTCGACCTGTCGGGCATGCAGCAGGGGGACCCCCTGGAAAACTTCCGCATTATCAATCAGGAACTGGCCCGCCACAACCCCGAGATGATGCAGAAGACCCAGTTTGTCGTGCTGTCCAAACTCGATGTCACGGAAGTGCGGGAACAGGTCGACGCCGTTCGCCCTTTCTTTGAGCAGCAAGGCTTTCGTGTCTTCCCCCTCTCGGCCATCACCGGCGAGGGCGTCAAGGAGCTGGTGGAAAGTATTGGACAGGAACTGGACCGCCGCCGGGAAAGCCCCGTGGCCGACACCGTCAGCGAACCTTGACAGGCATTCGGACGGCGGCTATGATGGCCATTCGTTTTTCGTCCTGATTTCAAACACTTTACGCGCATATCTACCATGATCAAGAATCTGCTTTCCCATGTGCGGCGTGTCGTCATCAAGATCGGCAGCGGCGTCATCTCCAACGAGGAAGGCCTCGACCCCGCCGTCATAGCCAATCTGACCGACGAGGTCGGCCATTTGCTCGACCGCGGCTTCGAAGTCATCCTCGTCTCCTCCGGGGCCGTGGCGGCAGGCAAGGGCGCCCTCGGCATCAGCGGCCGCCCCCAGACCATCCCCCTGAAGCAGGCCGCCGCCGCCATCGGCCAGACCCGCCTGATGCGCTGTTACAAGGACGCCTTTCTCGAGCAGGGACGGACGGTGGCTCAGGTCCTGCTTACCCGCGACGATCTCGCCAACCGGCGCCGCTATCTGAATGCCCGCAACACACTGATGACCCTGCTCGACCACCGCATCATCCCCATCATCAACGAAAACGACACCGTCGTGGTCGAAGAGATCCGCTTTGGCGACAATGACAACCTCTCCGCCATGGTCACCAACCTGGTGGAAGCCAATTTGCTGGTTATCCTCTCCGACGTCAATGGCCTGCATGACCGGGACCCGCGCAAGGATCCCAAGGCCCGACTGATCCCCGTGGTCGAACGCATCACCCCCGAGATCGAAGAGATGGCCGGCGGCAGCGGCACCCTGGGAACCGGCGGCATGGGCACCAAACTCAAGGCCGCCAAACGCGCCACCCTCTACGGTGTCGGCACTGCCATCATCAACGGCACTATCCCCGGCAACCTGCGTCGCCTCTTTGAAGGCGAAGAGGTCGGCACCTATTTTCTACCCGCCCGCAACCGCATGGCGGCCAAAAAACACTGGATCGCCTTTACCAAAAAGCCGCGCGGCAAACTCTTCCTCGACGAAGGAGCCGTCAAGGCGCTGCTAGAAGGGCACAAAAGCCTGCTCCCTTCCGGAATCAAGGGCGTGGAAGGGGGATTCGACCGCGGCGACGCCGTACGCCTCTACACCTTGGCCGGCGAGGAACTTGGCAAAGGGGTCACCAACTACTCCCTGGCCGAACTCCTTCCCATCATGGGTAAAAAATCGACGGAGATCGAAAAAATCCTCGGCTACAAGTACGGCGACGAGATTATCCACCGGGACAACCTCGTTCTCAACGGCTGAGCGTGATCGGTAGATATTGACCCTGGTTCGACAGCCACCGGTGCCGGGAGGTGGTGGTACAGACAAGGAGACAACCATGAATATGGCAGAGCAGATGGTTCAACTGGCCCGCGCTTCCAAAGAGGCCGGGCGCGTTTTGGCGCGACTCTCTTCGGCCGTGAAGGACGATCTTTTGCGGCACATGGCCGACGCCCTGGAACAGAACGCCGAGGCCCTGATTTCCGCCAACGAGAACGACCTGGCCGCCGCCCGTGACAAGGGGATGGCCCCGGCCATGGTCGACCGGCTGGTGCTGGATGAAAAACGCATCGTCGCCATGGCGGAGGGCCTGCGCGAAGTGGCGGCCCTGCCCGATCCCGTCGGCGAGATCACCGGCATGTGGCGCCGACCCAACGGCATCCAGGTCGGCCGCATGCGCATCCCCCTGGGCGTCATCGGCATCATCTACGAATCGCGCCCCAATGTCACGGCGGACGCCGCCGGTCTCTGCCTGAAGAGCGGCAATGCCGTCATCCTGCGCGGCGGCTCTGAAGCCATTCACTCCAATACGGCCATCGGTGACATTCTGCGCCAGCAGCTGGAAAAACTGGGGCTGCCCAAGGCCGCTCTGCAGGTTGTCCCCGTGACCGACCGGGCCGCTGTGCTTGAACTGCTCAAGCTCGAAGAGGAAATCGACCTGATCATCCCCCGCGGCGGCGAAGGGCTCATCCGCTTCGTCAGCGAGAATTCCCGTATTCCGGTCATCAAACACTACAAGGGGGTCTGCCATACCTTTATCGACGCCAGCGCCGATTTTGACATGGCCGAGAGGATCTGCGTCAACGCCAAGGTACAGCGCCCCGGCGTCTGCAACGCCATGGAGACCCTGCTCATCCACAAGGACATCGCCGAGACCTTCGTGCCGCAGATTGCCGCCGTCATGCGTAGCCACGGCGTCGAACTGCGCGGCTGCCCCCTCACCCGTTCGTTTGCACCTCAGATCAAGGCCGCGACGGAGGAGGACTGGTCGGCGGAATTTCTCGATCTTATCCTCGCCGTGCGCGTGGTTGACGATATGGAGGAAGCCATCGCCCACATCCAGCGCTACGGCTCCCTGCACACCGAGACCATCGTCACCCGCGACTACGAGAACTCCCAGCGCTTTCTGCGCGAGGTCAATTCCAGCGTGGTCATGGTCAACGCCTCCTCCCGCTTCTCCGACGGCAACCAGCTGGGACTTGGCGCGGAAATCGGCATCTCCACCACCAAACTGCACTCTTTTGGTCCCATGGGGCTGGAAGATCTGACCACCCGGAAATTCGTCGTGCTGGGGGACGGGCAGGTCAGGGCCTAGGGAGTGGTACGCAAGGTGAAGGCGCTATGAAAATCGGCATTTTAGGGGGCACGTTCAACCCGGTTCATTACGCCCACCTGCGCATCGCCGAAGAGGTGCGGGAGGTCTGCGGCCTCGACCGTATCCTGTTTCTTCCCGCCGCCACCCCGCCCCACAAGGAGGTGGCGGCCAACATCGCCTTTGCCCATCGCCTGGCCATGGTCCAGGCCGCCATCGCCGACAACCCTTTTTTCGCAGCTTCCGATCTCGAGAACCGGCGTCCCGGCAAGAGCTATTCGGTCCACACCCTGGAGATTCTTCGCGAGGAAAACCCCGGGGATGACTTCTATTTCATCATTGGCATGGATTCCTTTCGGGACCTCTCCACCTGGAAGGAATATGACCGCCTCTTCGCGCTCGCCCACCTTGTGGTCGCCAGCCGTCCTGGCATTGCCTGCGCCGATCCAGCCAGCCTGCTTCCCGTTGCCATCCGGGGGGACTTCTGTTATCATGACTCCTCCAAAAACCTGAGGCATCGCAGCGGAAATCACGTCATTTTTCTGGAAGAGACGTTTCTGGATATCTCCTCCACCGACATCCGTCACCTGATCGCCAACAGACGCTCTATCCGCTACCTCCTGCCCCCCGCGGCGGAAGAATATATCTTCAAGAAACGCCTCTACCGAGGCTGAGAAAGGTTTTCTGACTTTTGCAATCCAAAGACCGCGCTATACTGTGTGCAGCCTACGCACTAGAAAAAAAGGCCGTCAACGTCCGAATTCTCGAAGTGCAGGGGATTTCCACCCTGACAGATTATCTGGTTATCGCTTCCGGTTCGTCCGATCGCCAGGTACAGGCCATCGCCGAATCGGTACACCTCGGTCTGAAAAAGGAGCATGCCACCCTGCCTCTCGGCGTGGAAGGCATGAACGAAGGCCGCTGGGTCCTTATCGATTACGGCGATGTCATGGTGCACGTCTTTCAGGAGAACGTCCGGGAGTTTTACGATCTGGACGGTCTGTGGTCCGAAGCCGCCGAAATCGACATCCCTGAGAAGTACCACTGGGAGCGCAAGGCCAGGAACCTGTGAAGCTCCACCTGGTTTGCGTCGGCCGACTGTCCGAATCCTACCTGCGCGATGCCGCCGAGGATTTCAGCCGTCGCGTCCAACGCTACCTTCCCCTGACGGTCACCGAACTCAAGGAGGAAAAAGGGGGAAAGAAGGCGGATCCCGGTTTTTTCCGGGAAAGGGAAGGGGAACGGCTGCTGGCCAGAATAGCCGATGAGACCTTCGTGATTGCCTTGGATGAAAAAGGGAAGATACGCACATCGGAGGAGCTGGCGGATTTTCTCGGCCAGCATATGGTGCAGGGGACCGGAGAGCTGGCCTTTGTCATCGGCGGGGCCTACGGCCTTAGTGACGCCGTCCGGCAAAGGGCAAATCTGGTGTTGTCTCTCTCGCCCCTGACCTTTACGCATCAGATGGCCCGGGTTATTCTGTTCGAACAGATCTACCGCGGCATGACTATTCTGCGCAACGAGCCGTACCACAATCGTTAATCCGATCTTGTCACAGGAGAGCCGGACCATGGATCAACAGGAACAGGACCGCATTGAAAAGCTGTTGCTTGACCTTCGCCGCAGCGTCATGCGCGAAGTCAGCGAAGC
The sequence above is a segment of the Desulfuromonas sp. KJ2020 genome. Coding sequences within it:
- the rpsA gene encoding 30S ribosomal protein S1 — encoded protein: MVDDRWEDEENDGEESFAELLEQSFVGGKSLTPGQKVEADILQITADWVFLDVGQKGEGVLDRKELLDAEGKLTVTEGDRISAYFVSRAGGELRFTTRMGGAGTGSAQLEEAWRSGIPVDGLVEKEIKGGYEVKLAGQVRAFCPYSQMALRRTEDPGQFVGRHLPFKISRYEEQGRNIVVSHRVILEEEQQQQREQLRQTLQEGMTVAGTVTSLRDFGAFVDIGGLEGLLPISEVGWGRVEDIGEVLAVGQPVQVVIKKLDWDNQRFSFSLKETLADPWERAPLQFPEGSVQQGQVARLTPFGAFVTLADGIDGLIHISKLGAGKRINHPREVVQEGQRLEVRVESVDSQSRRISLALAGTETESKAVEVQEDFGAYLKEQPASSMGTLGDLLRQADRKKK
- a CDS encoding TIGR03960 family B12-binding radical SAM protein; this translates as MSRNDLHHIFSQINRPSRYLGGELGSIKKDQETVDLRFALAFPDVYEVGMSHLGFAILYSVLNTQASIAAERVYAPWPDMEAHLRASDTPLASLETERPLADFDLVGFTLQYELSYSNVLNMLDLGGIPRRRQQRADTHPLVVVGGPCAYNPEPLADFFDCAVIGDAEEAVIELCEAVRASKAAQEDRDTLLRRLSVIEGVYVPSLFEVRYHEDGTVAAIQPETADYPRVHRRFLNDLETAPYPTAPIVPFMNTVHNRVAMEIARGCTRGCRFCQAGYIYRPVRERSPQKIVELIDQALEGSGYEEVSLLSLSTGDYSCIEPLLKELMNRYARRKVAVSLPSLRVGSLTPELMEEIKKVRKTGFTLAPEAGTERLRQVINKGITEEDLLTATHNAFTLGWRRIKLYFMMGLPTETDEDIEAIIDLAVKVKRSGKGTEGGADVAPSVSTFVPKAHTPFQWEAQIGIDETLRRQHLLRDGLKNRKMRLKWHDAQLSFLEGVFARGDRRLGQVLERAVDLGCRFDGWQEHFNFERWMQAFAESGLEPAWYLRERSEEETLPWDHLDCGIPKAFFRQERQRALTGTYTPDCRTGPCSQCGVCDFDQLRMRLTATTAVVKSLETAADNKPVSEERYKVRLRVRKEGKARFVGHLEFMTLFHRAVRRGHIPVRFSAGFSPQPRISFPDALPTGVESDAEIIDLELFQPWTSQQVVSTLNAQLPEGFRVLEGAGLPWQTPSPSACIREVIYRVELPQEVPADLPERLAAFLDAAEVPHSKEKGRQTVNVDMRPWVLGLDLADGALMLHMKQGSPTALTAHLLGLSPDQVRALRIRKTATVLDQ
- a CDS encoding Rne/Rng family ribonuclease produces the protein MTKELVINTTSHETRVALLESGHIAELYIERSRERGIVGNIYQGKVIRVLPGMQAAFVDIGLEKAAFLYVADVLDEMEAVEQFVEGASQHAKPSEGGDDDRPPLPPIEDLLQEGQIILAQVAKEPIGTKGARITSHISLPGRHLVYMPTVDHIGISRRIENEEEKDRLRLIIESIRPQGTGFIVRTAAEGKSEEDLRADVEFLVGLWKDIAKRKENKKAPCLIHSDLDVTSKVLRDILTEDVRRIVVDSQEEHDKIVRFLQTFMPKLNVDIELYDQDEPIFDAFGLEVEIARALGRKVWLKSGGYIIIEQTEALTAIDVNTGRFVGKHNLEDTILKTNLEAVKEIAFQLRLRNIGGLIIIDFIDMEKELHREKVHSALEEALKNDKSKTNILKISELGLVEMTRKRVRESIGRTLCEPCPYCEGKGYVKSRTTLAYEVFREIRREIRDLPGYRLTLQVHPDIAALLYDEERHGIEELERQFEKQISITARPNFHIEQFDILVG
- the rplU gene encoding 50S ribosomal protein L21, producing MYAVIKTGGKQYKVSEGDLLKVEKLEGAVGDSIELTEVLMVGGEEVKIGAPLLPGAKVKARIVEQDKDKKILVFHSKRRKGYRKTYGHRQPITRLKITGIEA
- the rpmA gene encoding 50S ribosomal protein L27; amino-acid sequence: MAHKKGVGSSRNGRDSAGKRLGVKRFGGEAVTSGSILVRQRGTTFHPGNNVGCGKDYTLYALIDGKVKFERKGKDRQKISVYAD
- the obgE gene encoding GTPase ObgE is translated as MRFVDSVKIFVKAGDGGRGCLSFRREKFVPMGGPDGGDGGHGGDVYFEVDSNLSTLLDFRYKVHYKAERGGHGMGKNMHGKSGEALVIHVPAGTLIYDADTDEQLADLTEAGQQVRLLKGGMGGRGNARFATSTNRAPRHTQPGTPGEERALRLELKLLADVGLVGLPNAGKSTLIAATSAARPKIADYPFTTLVPNLGVVRYGGFKTFVMADIPGLIEGASEGQGLGTRFLRHVERTDLFLHLVDLSGMQQGDPLENFRIINQELARHNPEMMQKTQFVVLSKLDVTEVREQVDAVRPFFEQQGFRVFPLSAITGEGVKELVESIGQELDRRRESPVADTVSEP
- the proB gene encoding glutamate 5-kinase, whose translation is MIKNLLSHVRRVVIKIGSGVISNEEGLDPAVIANLTDEVGHLLDRGFEVILVSSGAVAAGKGALGISGRPQTIPLKQAAAAIGQTRLMRCYKDAFLEQGRTVAQVLLTRDDLANRRRYLNARNTLMTLLDHRIIPIINENDTVVVEEIRFGDNDNLSAMVTNLVEANLLVILSDVNGLHDRDPRKDPKARLIPVVERITPEIEEMAGGSGTLGTGGMGTKLKAAKRATLYGVGTAIINGTIPGNLRRLFEGEEVGTYFLPARNRMAAKKHWIAFTKKPRGKLFLDEGAVKALLEGHKSLLPSGIKGVEGGFDRGDAVRLYTLAGEELGKGVTNYSLAELLPIMGKKSTEIEKILGYKYGDEIIHRDNLVLNG
- a CDS encoding glutamate-5-semialdehyde dehydrogenase gives rise to the protein MNMAEQMVQLARASKEAGRVLARLSSAVKDDLLRHMADALEQNAEALISANENDLAAARDKGMAPAMVDRLVLDEKRIVAMAEGLREVAALPDPVGEITGMWRRPNGIQVGRMRIPLGVIGIIYESRPNVTADAAGLCLKSGNAVILRGGSEAIHSNTAIGDILRQQLEKLGLPKAALQVVPVTDRAAVLELLKLEEEIDLIIPRGGEGLIRFVSENSRIPVIKHYKGVCHTFIDASADFDMAERICVNAKVQRPGVCNAMETLLIHKDIAETFVPQIAAVMRSHGVELRGCPLTRSFAPQIKAATEEDWSAEFLDLILAVRVVDDMEEAIAHIQRYGSLHTETIVTRDYENSQRFLREVNSSVVMVNASSRFSDGNQLGLGAEIGISTTKLHSFGPMGLEDLTTRKFVVLGDGQVRA
- the nadD gene encoding nicotinate-nucleotide adenylyltransferase, whose translation is MKIGILGGTFNPVHYAHLRIAEEVREVCGLDRILFLPAATPPHKEVAANIAFAHRLAMVQAAIADNPFFAASDLENRRPGKSYSVHTLEILREENPGDDFYFIIGMDSFRDLSTWKEYDRLFALAHLVVASRPGIACADPASLLPVAIRGDFCYHDSSKNLRHRSGNHVIFLEETFLDISSTDIRHLIANRRSIRYLLPPAAEEYIFKKRLYRG
- the rsfS gene encoding ribosome silencing factor, which gives rise to MQSKDRAILCAAYALEKKAVNVRILEVQGISTLTDYLVIASGSSDRQVQAIAESVHLGLKKEHATLPLGVEGMNEGRWVLIDYGDVMVHVFQENVREFYDLDGLWSEAAEIDIPEKYHWERKARNL
- a CDS encoding 23S rRNA (pseudouridine(1915)-N(3))-methyltransferase RlmH — translated: MKLHLVCVGRLSESYLRDAAEDFSRRVQRYLPLTVTELKEEKGGKKADPGFFREREGERLLARIADETFVIALDEKGKIRTSEELADFLGQHMVQGTGELAFVIGGAYGLSDAVRQRANLVLSLSPLTFTHQMARVILFEQIYRGMTILRNEPYHNR